Proteins encoded within one genomic window of Acinetobacter sp. YWS30-1:
- the mrdA gene encoding penicillin-binding protein 2 — MKQHFPLKNAQQEKRIYSSRVWISVGIVVFFMLLLVSRYAYLQIFNFETFSTASDQNRIRLQPLAPARGYIYDRNGILLADNYPVFTATLSRADVQDIDDTLKRLTPILELTEEDIERFQARIKTARKTERVSIKLNLNENDIARFSEVKYLFPGVNIETQMTRYYPHGELFAHVIGYVGRINDKELKEIDKDLYAGSNLIGKIGVEKYYEDLLHGVPGNESVEADAFGNVLRHLGRKEPVRGNDLYLSLDYGLQTIATEQLAGRRGAIVAIDPRTGEILALVSSPSFNPNLFVTGISSKDYSGLRDSLDQPLYNRAVQGAYPPGSTIKPMFGMGGLHYGLVDWDTAISDPGYFTLPGDSHKFRDWKKSGHGVVNLHKSQVVSCDTFFYILSFRMGIEKMNSWMRQFGFGEKTGVDLPSESSGLYPSPEWKMRTRKSKWSRGETISVSIGQGAFTATPLQLAMATAITANQGSHVTPHVLRESKGAKPFTVHNAPNGKIDFNGQPDDWIKMRDAMIDVVQSGTGRGIRTPMYQIAGKTGTAQVKSIAQGKRYNEALLTERQLDHGLFVGFAPAEAPEIAVVVVWENGRHGGSAAQLAKPLFDYWLLSRDKNPIHPAGHQISGGLMTAGIKPGELPSGPNLLSADPNATPTQEGGQATHAQPNNPQPATSRSTPSANDDQE; from the coding sequence ATGAAGCAGCACTTTCCTTTAAAAAATGCACAACAAGAAAAGCGCATCTATAGCAGTCGGGTCTGGATCTCTGTCGGTATTGTGGTTTTCTTTATGCTGCTGCTGGTCAGCCGCTATGCCTATTTGCAAATTTTTAATTTTGAAACCTTCTCTACGGCTTCTGACCAGAACCGTATTCGTCTGCAGCCTTTAGCGCCAGCACGCGGTTATATTTACGATCGTAACGGTATTTTACTTGCCGATAATTATCCTGTTTTCACAGCTACCTTAAGCCGCGCCGATGTGCAGGATATTGATGATACGCTGAAACGTCTTACACCGATTCTGGAGTTAACCGAAGAAGATATTGAACGTTTTCAGGCACGAATCAAGACGGCGCGTAAAACTGAGCGGGTATCGATCAAGCTGAATCTGAATGAAAATGATATTGCCCGTTTTAGTGAAGTAAAATATCTATTTCCAGGCGTCAATATTGAAACCCAGATGACGCGTTACTATCCACATGGTGAACTCTTCGCGCATGTGATTGGTTATGTCGGCCGTATTAATGACAAAGAACTCAAAGAAATTGATAAGGACCTCTATGCCGGGTCTAACCTGATCGGGAAAATAGGGGTAGAAAAATACTATGAAGATCTCTTACATGGTGTACCGGGTAATGAATCTGTTGAGGCTGATGCTTTCGGTAATGTCCTGCGCCACTTAGGCCGTAAAGAACCGGTACGCGGTAATGATCTGTATTTGTCACTAGATTATGGTCTACAAACCATTGCCACTGAACAACTGGCCGGTCGTCGTGGTGCTATTGTCGCGATTGACCCACGTACAGGTGAAATTCTGGCGCTGGTTTCCAGTCCAAGTTTTAACCCTAATTTATTTGTCACCGGGATTAGTAGCAAAGACTATTCAGGCCTTCGTGACAGTTTAGATCAACCACTCTATAACCGTGCTGTTCAAGGGGCTTATCCTCCAGGTTCAACGATCAAACCGATGTTTGGTATGGGTGGTCTGCATTATGGACTGGTCGATTGGGATACAGCAATTTCCGATCCCGGCTATTTCACACTTCCGGGCGATTCGCATAAATTCCGCGACTGGAAAAAGTCAGGACACGGCGTAGTCAACTTGCATAAATCGCAAGTGGTCTCGTGCGATACCTTCTTCTACATTTTGTCGTTCCGTATGGGCATTGAAAAAATGAATAGCTGGATGCGCCAGTTCGGCTTTGGCGAAAAAACTGGTGTCGATCTGCCAAGTGAAAGCTCAGGACTTTACCCAAGTCCGGAATGGAAAATGCGTACCCGTAAATCTAAATGGTCACGTGGTGAAACCATCTCGGTGAGTATTGGTCAGGGTGCCTTTACCGCCACACCATTACAGCTCGCCATGGCAACTGCTATTACAGCAAATCAAGGCTCACATGTTACGCCTCACGTACTGCGTGAAAGTAAAGGTGCCAAACCTTTCACCGTACATAATGCCCCTAATGGTAAAATCGACTTTAATGGTCAACCAGATGACTGGATCAAAATGCGTGATGCGATGATCGATGTGGTTCAGTCAGGGACAGGTCGCGGAATCCGCACGCCGATGTATCAAATCGCAGGTAAAACCGGTACGGCACAGGTAAAAAGTATTGCCCAAGGTAAGCGCTATAATGAAGCCCTGCTGACTGAACGCCAGCTGGATCATGGTCTATTTGTTGGTTTTGCACCTGCTGAAGCCCCTGAAATTGCAGTAGTCGTTGTCTGGGAAAATGGCCGACATGGGGGTTCTGCTGCGCAACTGGCTAAACCGTTATTTGACTACTGGTTACTGTCTCGCGATAAAAATCCGATTCACCCTGCCGGCCATCAAATTAGTGGCGGTCTCATGACAGCAGGTATTAAACCAGGCGAATTGCCAAGTGGACCAAACCTGTTAAGTGCTGATCCGAATGCGACCCCAACCCAAGAAGGCGGTCAGGCGACCCACGCACAGCCAAACAATCCGCAACCTGCAACTTCTCGCTCTACCCCTTCAGCCAATGACGATCAGGAATAA
- a CDS encoding membrane protein, with protein MLEYVNELWQAFLNRPDFWAVLSIIPVTAFVTWAHVWMALKMVFYPINFWGFHVGPVPVGWQGIVPRKAGRISGIITDNTLSKLGSIQEFLQAMDPDDMARIIGEQVGFELEHLIDEVMMDRNAVLWENLPYSIKRRIYAQAHKQLPQVLKELVTELTMNVESLVDMRDMVVSQMEGDRRLMVRMFLKVGQKEINFIWHISALIGMFFGLFQMVVWFVVPWHWTVPFWAAIWGFLTNWIAIWMVFNPVEPHYIKYPQFFKRTADHRFPWIKPVIPRIGTYNIQGAFMKRQEEVSDVFASVVTEDLITLKSIMTEMMYGGKKDKTRRIVKRHINEIMETPLVRTSLQLSLGPKEYAKLKTDLIDRSIEITMVPVSDPAFNASRAQKIYQMFRDRIRDLTPNEFQNLLRPAFQEDEWILIVLGGVTGFVAGLIHLFVAFL; from the coding sequence ATGCTTGAGTACGTCAATGAATTGTGGCAAGCCTTCTTGAATCGCCCAGATTTTTGGGCAGTGCTCAGCATTATCCCGGTGACCGCATTCGTAACATGGGCTCACGTGTGGATGGCGCTAAAAATGGTGTTTTATCCAATTAATTTTTGGGGTTTTCATGTCGGGCCTGTTCCTGTTGGCTGGCAAGGTATTGTGCCGCGTAAAGCTGGAAGAATCTCAGGAATTATCACGGATAATACCTTGTCTAAATTGGGTTCTATCCAAGAGTTCTTGCAGGCAATGGATCCGGATGATATGGCACGTATTATCGGGGAACAGGTCGGTTTTGAACTGGAACATCTGATTGATGAAGTCATGATGGACCGAAATGCGGTGTTATGGGAAAACTTGCCTTATTCAATCAAGCGCCGTATTTATGCCCAAGCCCATAAACAGCTGCCACAGGTATTAAAAGAATTGGTGACTGAACTGACCATGAACGTCGAGTCACTGGTCGATATGCGCGACATGGTGGTCAGTCAAATGGAAGGCGATCGTCGTTTAATGGTGCGCATGTTCCTGAAAGTCGGACAGAAAGAAATCAACTTTATCTGGCATATCAGTGCCCTGATCGGGATGTTCTTTGGCCTGTTCCAGATGGTGGTCTGGTTTGTGGTGCCATGGCACTGGACCGTACCGTTCTGGGCTGCTATCTGGGGCTTCCTGACTAACTGGATTGCGATCTGGATGGTGTTTAATCCGGTAGAACCGCATTATATTAAATACCCGCAATTCTTTAAGCGTACAGCCGATCATAGATTCCCTTGGATCAAGCCGGTGATTCCAAGAATTGGCACCTATAACATACAAGGCGCATTTATGAAACGTCAGGAGGAAGTCTCTGACGTATTTGCAAGTGTGGTCACAGAAGATCTGATTACGCTAAAATCGATCATGACAGAAATGATGTATGGTGGTAAAAAAGATAAAACCCGCCGTATTGTCAAACGTCATATTAACGAAATTATGGAAACACCGCTGGTTCGGACCTCTTTACAGTTGTCTTTAGGACCAAAAGAGTATGCAAAACTCAAGACAGACTTGATCGATCGCTCGATTGAAATTACGATGGTGCCTGTAAGCGACCCTGCGTTTAATGCGAGCCGTGCACAGAAGATCTACCAAATGTTTAGAGACCGCATACGTGATTTGACGCCTAACGAGTTTCAGAATCTATTACGTCCTGCTTTTCAGGAAGATGAATGGATCTTGATTGTCCTGGGGGGAGTTACCGGTTTTGTTGCGGGTTTAATCCATTTGTTTGTGGCTTTCTTATAA
- the adk gene encoding adenylate kinase produces MRIILLGPPGAGKGTQAQLICKRYNIPQISTGDMLRAAIREGTELGLQAKSVMDNGGLVSDELIIGLVKERIAQPDCANGCIFDGFPRTIPQAEALEKEGIAIDHVIEIDVPDEEIVQRLSGRRQHPASGRVYHIVYNPPKVEGKDDETGEDLVQRPDDQEETIRRRLGSYHTETEQLVGFYQGRAASGENAPTYDKLNGLRPIEEVQKDLFAILDQAK; encoded by the coding sequence ATGCGCATTATCTTACTCGGACCACCTGGAGCAGGTAAAGGTACACAAGCTCAGTTGATCTGTAAGCGCTACAATATCCCACAAATTTCAACCGGTGATATGCTCCGTGCTGCAATTCGTGAAGGAACTGAATTAGGTCTACAAGCTAAAAGCGTCATGGACAATGGCGGTTTGGTTTCTGATGAATTGATCATTGGTCTGGTCAAAGAGCGTATTGCACAACCTGACTGTGCAAATGGCTGCATCTTTGATGGTTTCCCACGTACGATTCCTCAAGCTGAAGCGCTGGAAAAAGAAGGCATTGCAATTGATCATGTAATTGAAATTGATGTGCCGGATGAAGAAATCGTTCAACGTCTATCTGGTCGTCGTCAACACCCGGCGTCTGGTCGCGTTTATCACATCGTTTACAACCCGCCAAAAGTGGAAGGTAAAGATGATGAAACTGGTGAAGATCTGGTACAACGTCCAGATGACCAAGAAGAAACTATTCGTCGCCGTTTAGGTTCATACCACACTGAAACTGAACAGCTGGTTGGCTTCTATCAAGGCCGTGCAGCTTCAGGCGAAAATGCACCGACTTATGACAAGTTAAACGGTCTACGTCCAATCGAAGAAGTTCAAAAAGATCTTTTCGCGATTCTGGATCAAGCAAAATAA
- the nth gene encoding endonuclease III translates to MTTVTAKPVKNMTKKQIQTFFERLREQRPNPKTELNYSSPFELLVAVTLSAQATDVSVNKATDKLFPVANTPEAIYALGVDGLKEYIKTIGLYNSKAVNVIKACEMLIKKHNSVVPDNRADLEALPGVGRKTANVVLNTAFGQPTMAVDTHIFRVGNRTGLAVGKNVLEVEHRLVKVIPKEFIIDSHHWLILHGRYCCIARKPKCHECVVADVCNWPDRFEFCAGRAIPVKNIEAER, encoded by the coding sequence ATGACTACAGTAACAGCTAAGCCTGTAAAAAACATGACTAAAAAACAGATTCAGACTTTCTTTGAGCGCCTGCGTGAGCAGCGTCCGAATCCAAAAACTGAATTGAATTATTCCAGTCCATTTGAATTACTGGTTGCAGTGACCCTGTCTGCCCAAGCTACGGATGTGAGCGTGAATAAAGCCACCGATAAACTGTTTCCGGTCGCCAATACACCGGAAGCGATTTATGCACTCGGCGTGGATGGGCTGAAGGAATATATCAAAACGATTGGCCTGTATAATTCCAAAGCTGTGAACGTCATTAAAGCCTGTGAAATGTTAATCAAGAAGCATAACAGCGTAGTACCGGACAATCGTGCAGATCTGGAAGCTTTACCGGGTGTAGGACGCAAAACAGCGAATGTGGTGCTAAATACCGCCTTTGGCCAACCGACCATGGCTGTGGATACGCATATTTTTCGTGTTGGTAACCGTACCGGGTTGGCGGTGGGTAAAAACGTGCTTGAGGTCGAGCATCGTCTGGTCAAAGTGATTCCAAAAGAATTTATTATTGATTCACATCACTGGCTGATTTTACATGGCCGCTATTGCTGCATCGCACGTAAACCGAAGTGTCATGAATGTGTGGTCGCCGATGTCTGTAACTGGCCAGACCGTTTTGAATTTTGCGCAGGTCGCGCAATTCCGGTGAAAAATATTGAAGCTGAACGCTAG
- a CDS encoding RnfABCDGE type electron transport complex subunit B: MNSQISLVQSIDALLPQTQCGLCGHRDGCLPYAQSIAEGEDANKCIPGGQPVADALATLLNRSKLPAEESVWPIQADGRPQRMKAMIREDECIGCTKCISACPVDAIIGSGKLMHTVLTDLCTGCELCIPPCPVDCIDLVEDLQPLPTEAQRIAEQDDLRKRYYAHIQREEKRRINRKGPVVRAEINTTLFAQFSAQVDQVPVIEIVQKPADEVVTLDAKTTIELAKLRTQIKKLEKQLSVREDARKRLQLEELMQQLQALQG, from the coding sequence ATGAATTCGCAAATCTCTCTAGTCCAGTCTATTGATGCTTTATTGCCCCAAACCCAGTGCGGTCTATGTGGTCATCGTGATGGCTGCTTGCCCTATGCTCAATCCATTGCTGAGGGCGAAGATGCCAATAAATGTATACCGGGTGGACAGCCAGTCGCTGATGCTCTGGCAACATTGTTAAATCGTTCTAAACTGCCCGCTGAAGAAAGCGTCTGGCCCATTCAGGCGGATGGTCGTCCTCAGCGCATGAAAGCCATGATCCGTGAAGATGAATGCATTGGCTGTACCAAATGCATTAGCGCTTGCCCGGTCGATGCGATCATTGGCTCAGGCAAATTGATGCATACCGTGCTCACTGACTTGTGTACCGGCTGTGAACTCTGTATTCCGCCTTGCCCGGTAGACTGTATTGATCTAGTTGAAGATCTTCAGCCTTTGCCAACTGAAGCTCAACGTATTGCTGAACAGGATGACTTGCGCAAACGTTACTACGCGCATATTCAACGCGAAGAAAAACGTCGCATCAACCGTAAGGGACCTGTCGTTCGTGCCGAGATTAATACAACCCTATTTGCCCAGTTCTCTGCTCAGGTCGATCAGGTTCCTGTCATTGAAATCGTGCAAAAACCAGCAGATGAAGTGGTTACACTTGATGCCAAAACCACGATTGAACTTGCAAAATTACGTACACAAATCAAAAAGTTAGAAAAACAGCTTTCGGTCCGTGAGGATGCACGCAAACGTCTGCAACTTGAAGAACTGATGCAGCAATTACAGGCTTTACAGGGATAA
- the gdhA gene encoding NADP-specific glutamate dehydrogenase, with amino-acid sequence MKYNTLNEFLDYVKSRDAHQPEFLQAVEEVMTSLWPFIEKNPQYAAHGLLERLVEPERAIQFRVAWVDDQGQTQVNRAFRVQYNSAIGPFKGGMRFHPSVNLSILKFLGFEQTFKNALTTLPMGGGKGGSDFDPKGKSEGEIMRFCQALIIELYRHLGSNTDIPAGDIGVGGREVGYMAGMMKKLSNDTSCVFTGKGLTFGGSLARPEATGYGTVYFAEEMLKTRGESFKDKVVTISGSGNVAQYAAEKAMFLGAKVVSLSDSAGTVHVKDGFTEELLAEVMELKNIKRGRISEFASKHGFEYLEGQRPWGIKCDIALPCATQNELDANDAAALLANGVICVAEGANMPSTLEAVEKFVEAKILYAPGKASNAGGVATSGLEMSQNALRLGWTFEEVDERLHAIMKEIHRNCVKYGTKEDGTVNYVDGANIAGFVKVADAMLSQGVF; translated from the coding sequence TTGAAATACAACACACTTAATGAGTTCCTAGATTACGTAAAATCACGTGATGCACATCAACCCGAATTTCTTCAAGCTGTAGAAGAAGTGATGACCAGTTTGTGGCCATTCATTGAAAAGAATCCACAATACGCAGCACATGGTTTACTAGAACGTCTAGTTGAACCTGAGCGTGCGATCCAGTTCCGTGTTGCTTGGGTAGATGACCAAGGTCAAACACAGGTTAACCGTGCGTTCCGCGTACAGTACAACTCAGCGATTGGTCCATTCAAAGGTGGTATGCGTTTCCACCCGTCAGTGAACCTTTCTATTTTGAAATTCCTCGGTTTCGAGCAAACTTTCAAAAATGCCCTGACTACATTGCCTATGGGCGGTGGTAAAGGCGGTTCTGATTTTGACCCTAAAGGCAAATCAGAAGGCGAAATCATGCGTTTCTGCCAAGCGTTAATCATCGAGCTTTATCGTCATCTTGGTTCTAATACAGATATCCCAGCGGGTGATATCGGTGTGGGTGGCCGTGAAGTTGGTTACATGGCTGGTATGATGAAAAAACTCAGCAATGACACTTCATGTGTATTCACTGGTAAAGGCCTGACTTTCGGTGGTTCTCTGGCTCGTCCAGAAGCAACTGGTTACGGTACAGTGTATTTCGCTGAAGAGATGCTGAAAACTCGTGGCGAAAGCTTCAAAGATAAAGTGGTAACAATCTCTGGTTCTGGTAACGTTGCCCAGTACGCTGCTGAAAAAGCAATGTTCCTGGGTGCTAAAGTTGTTTCTCTATCTGACTCTGCGGGTACTGTTCACGTTAAAGACGGTTTCACTGAAGAGCTTCTTGCTGAAGTGATGGAACTGAAAAACATTAAACGTGGCCGTATCTCTGAATTTGCATCTAAACACGGTTTTGAATACCTTGAAGGTCAACGTCCTTGGGGTATCAAATGTGATATCGCGCTTCCATGTGCGACTCAAAACGAACTTGATGCGAATGATGCAGCAGCGCTTCTTGCAAACGGCGTAATTTGTGTTGCTGAAGGCGCGAACATGCCTTCTACACTTGAAGCAGTTGAGAAATTCGTTGAAGCGAAAATCCTTTATGCTCCAGGTAAAGCATCTAACGCCGGTGGTGTAGCAACTTCTGGTCTTGAAATGTCTCAAAACGCATTGCGTTTAGGCTGGACTTTCGAAGAAGTTGACGAACGTCTGCATGCGATCATGAAAGAAATTCACCGCAACTGTGTGAAATACGGTACTAAAGAAGACGGTACTGTAAACTATGTAGACGGCGCAAACATCGCTGGCTTCGTAAAAGTTGCTGATGCAATGCTTTCTCAAGGCGTATTCTAA
- a CDS encoding META and DUF4377 domain-containing protein: protein MKFSIFALALLPLALTACQSSHLPATSGDPAISTLSTTLKTPTQILPAYTWELDRGLQRPIVLSFDQQGRLSVASGCNGLGTSWTVKDNTLSTGDMMGTMMACDAPLMEQEHFISQLLQKRDIPFSLDPSDANQPKLSITAADGQKYVFTGKMTPETKYQGQAETIFLEVSPQTKACTGVAQQTCLQVKEIKYDEKGLKTQVDKDWTLFYDQIEGFQHSPNERQIIRVKRYEIKNPAADQSKYAYIFDMAVERETVKGTL from the coding sequence ATGAAATTCAGTATTTTTGCGCTTGCCCTGCTCCCTTTGGCTTTAACTGCATGTCAATCTTCACATCTTCCTGCCACTTCAGGAGATCCGGCTATTTCTACTCTATCCACCACATTAAAAACGCCTACACAAATTTTGCCCGCTTATACCTGGGAACTTGATCGTGGGCTGCAACGCCCGATTGTTCTGAGCTTTGATCAGCAAGGCAGACTGAGTGTAGCTTCTGGCTGTAATGGCCTTGGCACGAGCTGGACTGTTAAAGATAATACCCTGAGTACGGGTGACATGATGGGCACCATGATGGCGTGTGATGCACCATTAATGGAACAGGAACATTTTATCAGCCAGCTTCTGCAAAAGCGTGATATTCCGTTTAGCCTGGATCCAAGTGATGCCAATCAGCCGAAACTGAGTATTACTGCAGCTGATGGTCAAAAATATGTCTTTACCGGAAAAATGACACCGGAAACCAAATACCAAGGTCAGGCAGAAACTATTTTCCTGGAAGTTTCACCCCAGACTAAAGCCTGTACGGGTGTAGCTCAACAAACCTGCTTGCAAGTAAAAGAAATCAAATATGATGAAAAAGGCTTAAAGACTCAAGTCGATAAAGACTGGACTTTATTTTACGACCAGATTGAAGGTTTTCAGCATTCACCGAATGAGCGTCAGATTATTCGGGTTAAACGTTATGAAATCAAAAATCCGGCAGCTGACCAGTCTAAATATGCCTATATATTCGACATGGCTGTAGAGCGTGAAACAGTCAAAGGCACTCTTTAA
- a CDS encoding class III extradiol ring-cleavage dioxygenase: MNLQTLPGLFISHGSPMLALNPEQVGPALHRLSLNLPRPTAIIVMSAHWESEALEVNTGIRPETWHDFRGFPSELYELRYPAPGNPELAEQVLGLLANTGFSAHANSTRPRDHGVWMPLLHMYPEADIPVVEISLPMSMSAEEIYKIGQTLAPLREQQVFLIGSGSITHNLRELSWQGNSDEVPEWASTFRNYVANKLTHSDFDAVLDWQSIPQLKRNHPTLEHFAPLFFAMGTGNRFSIVHSSFTMGALGMDIYRFD, encoded by the coding sequence ATGAACTTACAGACTTTGCCCGGCTTATTTATTTCTCATGGTTCTCCCATGCTCGCGCTCAATCCTGAGCAGGTTGGCCCGGCATTGCACCGTTTAAGCCTGAATCTGCCACGTCCAACTGCCATCATTGTTATGTCGGCACATTGGGAAAGTGAAGCTTTGGAAGTCAATACAGGTATTCGTCCTGAAACCTGGCATGATTTCCGTGGCTTTCCATCTGAGTTATATGAGTTACGCTATCCTGCTCCTGGCAACCCAGAGCTGGCTGAGCAAGTCTTGGGCTTATTGGCCAATACCGGTTTCTCTGCACATGCCAACAGCACCCGTCCACGTGATCATGGCGTCTGGATGCCGCTCTTACATATGTATCCAGAAGCAGATATCCCGGTGGTTGAAATTTCTTTACCAATGTCGATGAGTGCAGAAGAGATTTACAAGATTGGCCAGACGTTGGCGCCACTTCGTGAGCAGCAGGTTTTTCTGATCGGGTCAGGGAGCATTACCCATAATTTGCGTGAATTGTCCTGGCAGGGAAATAGCGATGAAGTTCCGGAATGGGCATCGACCTTCCGTAACTATGTGGCCAATAAATTAACCCATAGCGATTTTGATGCCGTTCTGGACTGGCAGTCTATTCCTCAGTTAAAACGTAATCACCCAACGCTGGAACACTTTGCTCCACTGTTCTTTGCCATGGGCACTGGAAACCGTTTCAGTATCGTGCATAGCAGCTTTACGATGGGCGCTTTGGGAATGGATATTTACCGTTTTGACTAA
- the rlmH gene encoding 23S rRNA (pseudouridine(1915)-N(3))-methyltransferase RlmH: MKIRILTIGQKMPAWVLTGFEDYFKRIQPFVQTQVVELPMAKRGKNDSEADILKYRNIEGDSILNALKQNEVLIALEVGGREFSTEKLAETMKGWMLEGHDIALAIGGPDGHSEAVRKAAAWHWSLSKLTLPHPLVRVMLIEQLYRAMSINHNHPYHRAG, translated from the coding sequence ATGAAAATCCGTATCTTAACCATCGGCCAGAAAATGCCGGCTTGGGTGCTGACAGGCTTTGAAGATTATTTCAAGCGTATTCAGCCTTTTGTACAGACTCAGGTGGTTGAATTGCCCATGGCGAAACGGGGCAAAAACGATTCTGAAGCCGATATTCTGAAATACCGGAATATTGAAGGTGACAGTATTTTAAATGCCTTAAAACAGAATGAAGTCCTGATTGCACTGGAAGTTGGTGGCCGTGAGTTTAGTACGGAAAAACTGGCTGAAACCATGAAAGGCTGGATGCTGGAAGGTCATGATATTGCTTTGGCGATTGGTGGGCCAGATGGCCATTCTGAAGCAGTCCGAAAAGCAGCAGCCTGGCATTGGTCCCTCTCTAAACTCACCTTGCCACATCCGCTAGTCCGTGTAATGCTGATTGAACAACTGTATCGCGCTATGAGCATCAACCATAATCATCCTTATCACCGTGCAGGATGA
- a CDS encoding M28 family peptidase, with protein MRTSLIIKRYCTFLLIILGLTSSGMSFAAPANFSSKQAQTEHLELFIKQIISVDEYRNFKNTSELNRVSAWLKEQMRLLGIPCQFQNYIVNSLSYRNVVCQLNAKAKTKLVIGAHYDVFSDLYGADNNASGVAGVLETARLLALQKSKLKHNIEFAFYTLEEPPYFKTEHMGSYLHAKALKAQKQKVKGVIILDSIGYYDENLVQTYPTGLKWIYPRHGNFIAAIGHLASAGLTGDYCTSMQRFKRLDCQRFISPAFAQDMNFSGYLNYAKFNYSTMLITDTAHYRNPYYNTEQDTLDKLDLTKMAQVVNGLVDMVIRL; from the coding sequence ATGCGGACCAGTCTCATTATTAAAAGATATTGTACTTTTCTACTAATTATTCTCGGTTTAACCAGTTCAGGCATGAGCTTTGCTGCACCTGCAAATTTTTCCTCCAAACAGGCACAGACAGAACATCTGGAACTGTTTATCAAACAAATTATCAGTGTAGATGAATACCGGAATTTTAAAAATACCAGTGAATTAAACCGGGTCTCAGCATGGCTCAAAGAACAGATGCGTTTACTTGGCATTCCTTGCCAATTTCAAAACTATATTGTAAATAGCCTAAGCTATAGAAATGTGGTGTGTCAACTGAATGCCAAAGCCAAAACCAAACTGGTTATTGGCGCGCATTATGATGTCTTTAGTGATCTGTATGGAGCAGATAACAATGCTTCCGGTGTAGCAGGGGTACTGGAAACAGCTCGATTATTGGCCTTACAAAAGTCAAAACTCAAACATAATATCGAGTTTGCCTTCTATACACTGGAGGAGCCACCCTATTTCAAGACTGAACATATGGGAAGCTATCTACATGCCAAAGCATTAAAGGCCCAGAAACAAAAAGTGAAAGGTGTCATTATTCTGGATTCTATTGGTTATTATGATGAAAATCTGGTGCAGACCTATCCGACAGGATTAAAATGGATCTATCCCCGACATGGAAACTTTATTGCTGCGATTGGACATTTGGCATCAGCCGGTTTGACAGGAGATTACTGCACGTCCATGCAACGTTTCAAGCGGCTAGACTGTCAGCGTTTTATTAGTCCGGCATTTGCTCAGGACATGAATTTTTCTGGCTATTTGAATTATGCCAAGTTTAACTATTCAACTATGCTGATTACAGACACAGCGCATTATCGTAATCCTTACTACAATACCGAGCAGGATACCTTAGATAAACTGGATCTGACCAAGATGGCTCAGGTCGTGAATGGTTTGGTCGATATGGTGATTCGCCTTTAA